In Mycteria americana isolate JAX WOST 10 ecotype Jacksonville Zoo and Gardens chromosome W unlocalized genomic scaffold, USCA_MyAme_1.0 Scaffold_33, whole genome shotgun sequence, a single genomic region encodes these proteins:
- the LOC142403066 gene encoding amyloid-beta A4 precursor protein-binding family A member 1-like, translated as MNHLAIPSEVEVNEEPANEDMNESVEADLEHSQVEEERQSVICYSRHRNSNQGVPSGQEEEGMLARSASTESDFHSHMDMVEGDVIATEEDGYDVDIVQENEDESTYAVQYRPESEEYTENAEAEHTEAVHNRTLPDHVRFLSIEHEEAMNAVYSGYVYAHQPLHQGEDERYAEPYADYRQQEHVYEEIGDVLDLDVREGLQLYEWEREEADNYRKEALGARLHHYDERSDGESDSPEKEAEFAPYPRMDSYEQEEDIDQIVAEVKQSMSSQSLGKAAEDMLEAEQSLEHAHALPGRGHESNGQLSAGSRATVNSGESVQRCRKEKRDAISLAIKDIKEAIEEVKTRTVRSPYTPDEPKEPIWVMRQDISPTRDCDDQRPLDGDLTFTCGAASPYWSLTLGSHQKYSKHLSLFCIKGNSDDEKLITCSLNMRHTYAFPAMFKPNNWYSANFSHFFPGSNHSKPMVAAAAVAVC; from the exons ATGAACCATTTGGCCATACCATCTGAGGTGGAGGTGAATGAAGAGCCAGCAAATGAAGATATGAATGAATCAGTGGAAGCTGACTTAGAGCACTCACAAGTAGAAGAGGAACGGCAGTCTGTGATCTGCTATTCAAGGCACAGAAATAGCAACCAAGGGGTACCGTCTgggcaggaagaggaagggatgCTAGCTCGATCAGCCAGCACTGAGAGTGATTTCCACAGTCACATGGACATGGTGGAAGGGGATGTTATAGCCACAGAAGAGGATGGCTATGATGTAGATATAGTTCAGGAGAATGAGGATGAGAGTACATATGCAGTGCAGTACAGGCCTGAGTCTGAGGAGtacacagaaaatgctgaagcagaGCATACTGAGGCTGTTCATAATCGAACACTGCCTGATCATGTACGTTTCCTCTCCATTGAACATGAGGAAGCCATGAACGCAGTGTACTCAGGTTATGTTTACGCTCACCAGCCCCTCCACCAAGGAGAGGATGAGCGGTATGCTGAGCCCTATGCTGACTATAGGCAGCAGGAGCACGTGTATGAGGAGATAGGGGATGTACTGGACCTTGATGTTAGGGAAGGACTTCAGCTCTATGAGTGGGAAAGGGAGGAAGCTGACAACTATCGCAAGGAAGCTCTTGGTGCCCGCCTTCACCATTATGATGAACGATCTGATGGAGAGTCGGACAGCCCTGAGAAAGAGGCAGAGTTTGCTCCATATCCAAGAATGGACAGCTATGAACAAGAGGAAGATATTGATCAGATTGTGGCAGAGGTGAAACAGAGTATGAGCTCTCAGAGCTTGGGCAAGGCTGCTGAAGACATGctagaggcagagcagagcttggAGCATGCTCATGCTCTCCCTGGCAGGGGGCACGAAAGCAATGGTCAACTGTCAGCTGGCTCTAGGGCCACAGTCAACTCAGGAGAGTCAGTACAGaggtgcagaaaggaaaaaagggatgcAATATCACTGGCCATCAAAGATATTAAAGAAGCTATTGAGGAAGTGAAGACAAGGACTGTTCGTTCTCCTTATACCCCTGATGAACCCAAAGAACCTATTTGGGTGATGAGGCAGGACATCAGCCCAACCAGGGACTGTGATGATCAGAGGCCACTAGATGGAGAT CTCACCTTCACTTGTGGAGCAGCCAGCCCTTATTGGTCCCTGACACTAGGCTCCCATCAGAAATACTCAAAACACCTCAGTCTCTTCTGCATCAAAGGGAATTCAGATGATGAAAAACTGATTACATGCAGTTTAAACATGAGGCATACCTATGCTTTTCCAGCTATGTTCAAACCAAATAACTGGTATTCTGCAA ATTTCAGTCATTTCTTCCCCGGTTCAAACCACAGTAAGCCgatggtagcagcagcagcagttgctgtGTGCTGA